A window of Methanocaldococcus vulcanius M7 genomic DNA:
ACGCATATGTAAAAAATAGAATAACACTAAAAAATTCAAAACAGTCGCTTGTTGATATAGGAATATAAACTCTCTATATCCCTAATTCCGCTATGGGTGTAGATAAAAATCTCATTTCTGATTTTTGTATTTACCTTGATTCCTCTACTTCTGAATTCTTCAATAATTGCCTTTGCAAGAACTCTCCCTCTTCTATCGTAGTCAGTTAATAAGATCACTTCCTTAACTCTCCTCCTTATTAGTTCATCAGCAATTAAGTAAATTGGAGTTTTTGCTACAACTATAAATGTCCCTTCAATTCCCAAATTTTTCAAACTCTTTACATCCTTTATTCCTTCAACTATTATTGGTTTGTCCTCTGCCTCGAATTTTAATTCCTCTATGACCTCCAACAATTTTTCAAACATCTCATCTCTCTTCATAGAAACTCACTTCCGAATATAAATGAAAATCGTATATTAATTTATATATCTCCAATTATCGGCTTTAAGATTAACTTCTGCTCTTCATCTGCTATATTTTTTAATATTCTTCCTATCAAGGATTTTTCTTCCCTACTGGCATTTCCGTAAATTCCTGCAAGTAAGTATATAAAATCCTTCAAGATCTCTGGGTTATTTTTACTAACTTTAAGGAGTATTTTTAAAGCAAGTTCTCTTTTTTCAGTGTTTAGCAAGTTTTTAATTTTAATCATACTGCAAGGAAACTTTTCAATGATATTTGAGATAACCTCTACTGTTATTTTCTCCTCTCCTCTATGATTGCCGAGTTCTCTAAGTAGAATTGGCAGGGCGATCTCATGTGGATACTTTTTAAAAAATTCCAAAGCCATTAATCTTAATTTTTTAGTTGCATATAACATTTCTGCTATTTTTGGAACTACGTAGCAGAGATAATCCTCTTTAAGCTGTCCACTTTCCATAAACCTTTTAACTGCATTTATAAATGCCAATTTTGAATAATAACCTTCTGCCATGTTTATAATCTCTCCTATTTTCTCAATCATGTTAAAAGAAGAGTAAATTATAATTTTATTTGCGTTTAAAATATCTCTATCAGCCATGTCGATATTTTCTATCACTTTTATAATTTTATTTTTTAAATTTTCGTCTATATTTCCGTTGTTTGCGATGATGTTAGTTAAGTAGATTATAAGTTCTCCATCCCTTTTTATATCTTCTAAGAGTTCGTTAATATCTATTAAATTTAGATTTTTAGAGCCAATTATTTCTATTGTTTTGTAGAATTCATATCCAAGATTTTCAGCAATTTTTAGAGTTTTGTAGGAGATGTTGTTATCTAAACATATTTTTGCTATTATCTCTTCAATTAGATTCATTGCAATATTACATCTTCTTATTTCCTCTTCCATCATTATCATATGACGAAATCCACCCATAAACTTCTCTTCCTCTAATCGATACGCGAGGTTTTTTAATCGTTTATGTTCGTTTATTAAAAGAGTTAAATGTTCTTTTTTTGCTATTTCTTTTAATATTCTTAAGGAGGAGATTTTCAGCGGTAAATTCATTTTTTTGACGTACATCAATGTCTTATTCTCAATATAATCTTTTAATTCAGGATTATTTTTAGCTATTTTTTTTAATTCCCTTATTGCAGATGTCTTTGCCTTTCCATACCCGTAATTTAAAAATTTAAATAAATTGTCAACCTTGATTTTTGAGTCGGATCTTAGAGAGATCAGCTTAACACCAATAAATTGCCTCTCTTCATCTCCCGAGTATAAATATTCTCTAAAAAATTCTCTATCATAAAATTTTGAAGATAAACTAATATTCTCCCTTAAAATAATGTTCAACCCCGCCTTTCCATCAGTTTTTAGAATTTTCTTTACATCCTCCTCTGAGATCTCTACTTTAACACCTAAAATCTCAAATAGGCGTTTTATTTTCTTATATGAACGTTTGTTAAAGTATCCTAAAAGTATAATGTCCAAGTGTTTTTTTAACAGTTCTCGTTCATCTTCATCCAATCTTTCAACAATATCATAAATTAGATTTAAAGCAAGATCTCTTTCGAGTTTTTCATCTGAGTAAAGTTTATGGGTTAATATTTTTAACATCCTTTTTGAGTCATAATTTTTCATTAATTCCTCAATGGAATAATATTCTTTAATTGCTCTATAAAATACATTTTCCAAATTTGCGTTTTCGATGTATATGTATATTAACTCCTCTAAAATACTATCATCTACGGATTTTTTAAGAAGATCAATAATTGCATCATCTATATTATCAGAAGTTGTATAGTCCTTTAAAATTTCTTCTGCCTCTTTTGAAATCGTTCGTTTTTCTTTTAAATGTAAAACTATATAGGGAAGAAATCTTACAATATACTTGTCATCCAATCTTTTTAATACCAAAAAACCCCTTCTTACAAGATCTCTTTCTCCTGATGCAAGTATCTCCTCTAAAAGTGTTAAAGCATTATCATCCTTGTTAATCAACTTAGCCAACTTATCATATTTTCCTTCCTTTAAATATTTAAAAAATTCCTCTCTATCCATACTACCACAAAATATTATTAACTTTAAAAGATATATAAAACTATATTTGGTGAGATGATGAAAACCGAGATGACAAATGTAGATGTGTGTGGAGTTATTCTCGAATTACAGAAACTTGTTAATAGCAGGTTGGATAAGGCCTTTTTAGTTGAAAGGGATAACAATAGAGAGTTAATATTAAAGCTTCACGTTCCAGAAGGTGGAAGTAGAGAACTTGTAATAAGTGTTGGTAAATATAAATATATAACATTAACAAACTATGAGAGAGATAAACCTAAAATACCTCCATCATTTGCCATGTTATTAAGAAAGTATCTAAAAAACGCAAAATTAGTAAAAATTGAGCAAGTGAATTTTGATAGGATTGCAATACTTCACTTTGAAACAAGAGAGGGAATTTATAAATTAATTGTCGAGCTTTTTGGAGAAGGAAATGTAATATTCCTAAATTCTGAAGATACAATAATATCTCCTCTCAGAGTTGAGATATGGAGTTCCAGAAAGATCGTTCCAAAAGAAAAATACCAATTTCCACCACAAAAACCACTCAACCCTTATAACATTGAATATTCGATTGCCTATGAGGTCTTTAAAGATTATTTCATAAATAACAGAGGGGTTGAGTGCGTTAGGTTGATTTCGAGAGTTTTTGGGATAGGAGGGCTTTACGCTGAAGAAATTTGTGAGAGGGCAGGGATTGACAAGAAAAAAAAGGAGTTAAGCGAAGAAGAAATAAAAGTCCTATTTGAAACATCAAAAGAACTATTCAATGAAGTATTTAACAATAGAAAGCCACAGATTATCTTAAAGGATGGAGAGCATTATGATGTTGTGCCGGTAAACCTAAAAAAGTATGAAGATTTAGAGAAAAAATATTATGAAAGTTTTTTAGATGCAGTAGATGATTACTTTGCTAAATTTTTAACAAACGTTGAGGTAAAAAAGAAAAAGTCAAAAATTGAAAAAGAAATTGAAAGACAAGAAAATATACTAAAAAGACAATTAGAAACATTAGAGAGGTATAAAAAAGATGCTGAAAAAAACCAGATCAAAGGAGATCTAATCTATGCAAATTATCAAATAGTTGAAAATTTACTTTCTGCTATAAAACAAGCAAGAGAAAAAATGGATTGGGCAAGGATTAAAAAAATAGTTAAAGAAAATAAAGATCATCCAATATTGGATCTTGTAGAAGATATAAGGGAAAACATAGGGGAGATAATCGTCAGATTAAAAGCAGATGTTGGAGATAAAACAATAGAAGAAAGAATTCCACTTGATATAAGAAAAAACGCATCTGAAAATGCAGAGAGATTTTATGAGAAGGCAAAAAAACTTAAACATAAAGTAGAGGGTATAAAAACTGCCATAGAACTAACAAAGAAAAAGATAGAAGAACTTAAAAAGAAAGAAGAAAAAACACTTGGAGAAGAAATCCCAGAAATGAAGAAAAAGAAAAGAAAAGAGAGAAAATGGTATGAAAAGTTTAAATGGACAGTTATTAATGGATTTTTGGTTATTGCTGGGAAGGATGCAATAACAAATGAGATTCTCATTAAAAAATATACAGACAAAGATGATATTGTATTTCACGCAAATATTCAAGGGGCTCCATTTACAGTAATAAAAACGCAGGGTAGAGATGTAGATGAAGAAACATTGGAGGAGGTTGCTAAATTCTCTGTTTCTCATTCAAAAGCATGGAAGCTTGGATATGGGGCAATTGATACTTACTGGGTTAAGCCAGAGCAAATTTCCAAAACAGCTGAGAGTGGGGAATATTTAAAAAGAGGGGCGTTTGTTATACGAGGAGAAAGGCACTATTATAGAAATACTCCTTTAGAGTTAGGAATTGGGGTCTTAGAATATGATGGGGACTTAAAAATAACAACTGCCCCTCCAAAAGCGCTGAAAAAGCATTTTATTAAGTGGGTGTTGCTAAAACCATCCAACAAGGAAAAAGGAAAAGTTGTTAAAGAGTTAAAGGAGTTGTTTAAAGAATATGATGTAGACGATGAAGAAATATTAAGGGTTTTACCGCCGGGAGGATGTGAGATTGTTAAATAAAATCTTGTTATTCATCCTTAACATAGTTTCTTAGGATTCCAATGTTCTCAATCTCACACTCTACCACATCTCCGTTTTTTAATTCTCCAACACCCGGAGGGGTTCCTGTTGATATAATATCTCCTTTATAAAGCGTCATTATCGAAGAAACGAATTCAACTAACTCATACACGTCAAAGATCATATTTTTTGTATTTGATTTTTGTTTTATCTTGCCATTAACCCTACATTCAATATTCAAATTCATAGGATCTATATCCTTTACAATTCTGGGACCTATTGGGCAAAAGGTATCAAACGATTTTGCCCTTGTCCATTGTCCATCCTTCTGCTGTAAATCCCTCGCAGTAATATCATTTAAAATTGTATATCCCATTATATACTCATCTGCCTCACTTTTTTTAACATTTTTACACTTTTTTCCAATAACAACAGCCAATTCCACTTCATAATCAACTCTATTAGACACTTTCGGACGAATGATATAATCTTCATGATAAATAATAGCCGACGTTGGTTTTAAAAATATTATTGGATAATCAGGTAGCTCCATATTAAGTTCTTTTGCATGATCCACATAATTCAACCCAACACATACAATTTTCGTCGGATTAATTTCCATTTATCTCACCTTTATATTTATACCATCTTTATTGCAAACTACGTCTATATAATAATTATCCTTGGCATGTATTTTTATCTTGTTGTTTGTTTTTGTTTTTTTGTGTTTTTAGTTTTTGGTTTAGATTTTTGTTTTTTATTTGTTTTTAGTTGGTTTCTGAGGGTTGGTTAATTATATTTTATGTTTTTATATTTTATTTATTGTTGTTTTTTAAATAAAAGTTTGAATTATTTTGTTATAGGGTTTATAAAGAAAAGGGGTTATTTGGGGGTAGGATAATTATGGTGTGGAAAACTATAAATATAAGTAAAAATATTATAATGAAATAAGAAAAATTACCCTATTAAAATCAGCACGAGTCGTGATGGAAACCCTGTTATACAAGATTTTTACGAATTATCAGTAAATACATTATTAAAATCAGCACGGATCGTGATGGAAACACAATTAGACAAGCACAGCAACAAAATATGATGTATCAGCAATTAAAATCAGCACGGATCGTGATGGAAACGAGATACTTACAACAATAAAAGGAAGGAATAACTATCCTTATTAAAATCAGCACGGATCGTGATGGAAACATAAACGAAGATGCAAAGAGAAATATGATTTACGGATTTTATTAAAATCAGCACGGATCGTGATGGAAACGAATCAATAAGATTAGCTAAGGTATCCAACAAATTATTAAAATCAGCACGGATCGTGATGGAAACCCAATATTCACTGTGGTATTTATGTTTTGATAATTATATATTAAAATCAGCACGATTCGTGATGGAAATGTTCTAAGCCACTAACATCTATACTATGCTTTCGAGCTAATTAAAATCAGACCTCTTCGAGGATGGAAACGTTATATATTACTTTATGTTTGTTATATATTATGTGAATCGATTAAAATCAGACCTCTTCGAGGATGGAAAACTGAATTATCTCAATGTCTCCAAGTTTTTCTCTTAATTAAAATCAGACCTCTTCGAGGATGGAAATCTTGGTGGTATGTTAATAACTCCTCCATCTTTTTTTATTATATTAAAATCAGACCTCTTTGGGAAGAGAATACTTTAATCATTACTTTTTTCTTAAATTAATATTACTAACTCTAAAATTAAACATCTTTCGATGATCTACACATCCGAGTGTACGTGAAGTTTTGATCAACCCCCCCTTTTGACAAGAAAAATTGTAAATAATAAAAAATTCAAAAATGAAAAAATAGACAAAGATGCAACATTAAATTCCATATGAAAAGTAGTAAATAATAAATAATAATAAATAATAGAGTAGTTAGAAGAAATAACACACATAACTGTAAAAAATAAGAAATAAAAGTGGGAGTAGGGACTATGATGTTGATTGCAATCTCTGGTGTCATAGCAGTTATATCATTTGTATTTTCATTATTTTTTAGTTATTTTTTAATTAAAAGGATGGTAAAATTTAAATATGGATTTGATCTGCATAAAAAAGACAAAATTAAGGTTCCAGAAATGGGAGGATTGTCTCCTCTTTTTACAAACTCTCTACTTATTCCTTATCTATCACCAATATTTTTAATTCCCATAACAACTTCTGGCATTATTGGAATAATTGATGATATTGCAAAACTTTCTCCAAAAGAAAAATTGATACTTCTATTTATATCTGGACTTTTCGTAGGAGGAATATTTTACGAATATGGGGAAATAAACTCTTTATCTTATATTATTGGTATTGCAGTTGGAATAACTATCTTTTCCAACTTGACTAATATGTTAGCAGGATTTAATGGTTTAGAGATAGGGATGGGTGTTATATCATCAATATTTTTTTCATTGATATTGTTTTTAAAAGGACATATTTTAGAGGGGATGTTATGTTTGATATTTTCTTGTTCATATCTTGGTTTACTTGTCTTTAATAAGTATCCTGCAAGGATATTTCCTGGGGATGTTGGAACATTGCCAATTGGTGCATTTTTATCTACGATAGCTATTGTTTCTAATGAAGTTGTGCCCTTTATTGTAATAATGCTTCCCTATTTGCTTGATGCATCTTTAAAATATTATAGTGCAGGAGTTATGAGTAGAGATGAGCATAAACCTACAAAGTTAGGAGAAGATGGACGATTATACTATGCTGGAGGATATTTATCCCTCCCACGTTTTATTCTAAAATACAAACCTATGAAAGAGCCAGAATTAGTTTTAATAATATGGATTGTAGGTATTATTTGCGGAATCTTTGGAATTTTGGTATCTATGTTTTTGTAGTTTTGTAAAATAATAATATAAACTTAAAATTTAAAATAATTTCTAAAATAAAAGAAATAAAAGAAAATAAAATAATAAAAAATAGAATTAAAGAGGATTTTAGATATTATACCATGATTTATTGCACATCAACGTATATATCTTTTCCTTCATCAATTGCATCTAAAATCTCTTTTCCAATTTTTGTTCTTTTGTTTATTCTAACGGTTCCATCATTTCTTACAGTTACGGTTGTTAATAACTTCCCATCTATATAAATTTTTATGTTCTCTCCTGCAAAGTCCTCTCCGACATCAACGATCACATACTTATCTGTCTCATAGATTCGTGTTGATTCAAGTTCATTCACAAACTCATACTTTCTATAAATGTTTTCTAAATCCTTTTCTTCTTCTTTCTCCTTCTCTTTAACTGAAATCTTTAATCCAAGCATATCTTCCAATTTTGAAATCTCTTTTCCTCCTTTACCTATAATTGCCCCAATATACTTCTCTGGAACAATTAAATCAATTGAGTTATCTCCAGTAACCTTTACCATTGGCTTTGCCTTTCTTGGGAGAAGTTTTTTCAGTATCTCCTCCAACTTCTCTTCAGCATATCCATATATTGGAGCTTTTTTATTATTATCCTGCTCTTTAATTGGCATAACAACAACTTGCTCTCCATATGTATAGATCTCATACTCAACTTCTCCTGTTTCAAAGTCCTTAACTTCAATAACCGGTCTTGCTAAGTCCTCTTCAACCATTCCATAAGGCACTTTTACAGTAAAGTTTATTTCATAAACCTTCTGAATCTTTCCATCCTTTATAAAGATTACAGTATCTACAACTTGAGGAATAACTCCTAACTCAACTCTTCCAATCAATCTTTGAATGGCATCTATCGGTTTTGAAGCATGAACAACTCCAACCATTCCAACTCCTGCAAGTCGCATATCTGCAAATATCTCAAAGTCCCTCGTCTTTCTAACCTCATCGTATATTGTGTAATCAGGTCTAACCAATAATAGAATATCACATGTCTTTTCCATATCTCCCTCTAATGGAGCGTATTGAGTTATCTCCTTACTAACTTGCAGATCTCTTGGACTTTCCATGGTTTTAACTATTTTATCCTGACTCTTATAGAACTCTGCCAAAGCAGTTACAAACGTTGAGTTATGCACGATTATTGGAGTTTCATTTATTATGAAGTTATGATATGGCACTTCTATATCATAGACAAAGTCATTATAGTTAATTTCTTCTTTTTCAACAATTTTATCCCAGAAGACATTTTTATTTAGTATTGCTATTAAATTTGAGAAATATGCTTCAATTTTATTCAATCTTTCATAATACTCCTCACAAATCTCGTCAATATATTGGGATAATAATATCAAATTTGGAAGCTTTTTCTCTTTCATTAGTAATCTTTTCATTTCTGTGCTTAATACTTCTGACTTAAACTTTATAAATGGAGCATCTTTTATCTTGTCGATTATTT
This region includes:
- a CDS encoding toprim domain-containing protein, with the translated sequence MKRDEMFEKLLEVIEELKFEAEDKPIIVEGIKDVKSLKNLGIEGTFIVVAKTPIYLIADELIRRRVKEVILLTDYDRRGRVLAKAIIEEFRSRGIKVNTKIRNEIFIYTHSGIRDIESLYSYINKRLF
- the rqcH gene encoding ribosome rescue protein RqcH, with amino-acid sequence MKTEMTNVDVCGVILELQKLVNSRLDKAFLVERDNNRELILKLHVPEGGSRELVISVGKYKYITLTNYERDKPKIPPSFAMLLRKYLKNAKLVKIEQVNFDRIAILHFETREGIYKLIVELFGEGNVIFLNSEDTIISPLRVEIWSSRKIVPKEKYQFPPQKPLNPYNIEYSIAYEVFKDYFINNRGVECVRLISRVFGIGGLYAEEICERAGIDKKKKELSEEEIKVLFETSKELFNEVFNNRKPQIILKDGEHYDVVPVNLKKYEDLEKKYYESFLDAVDDYFAKFLTNVEVKKKKSKIEKEIERQENILKRQLETLERYKKDAEKNQIKGDLIYANYQIVENLLSAIKQAREKMDWARIKKIVKENKDHPILDLVEDIRENIGEIIVRLKADVGDKTIEERIPLDIRKNASENAERFYEKAKKLKHKVEGIKTAIELTKKKIEELKKKEEKTLGEEIPEMKKKKRKERKWYEKFKWTVINGFLVIAGKDAITNEILIKKYTDKDDIVFHANIQGAPFTVIKTQGRDVDEETLEEVAKFSVSHSKAWKLGYGAIDTYWVKPEQISKTAESGEYLKRGAFVIRGERHYYRNTPLELGIGVLEYDGDLKITTAPPKALKKHFIKWVLLKPSNKEKGKVVKELKELFKEYDVDDEEILRVLPPGGCEIVK
- a CDS encoding fumarylacetoacetate hydrolase family protein, which codes for MEINPTKIVCVGLNYVDHAKELNMELPDYPIIFLKPTSAIIYHEDYIIRPKVSNRVDYEVELAVVIGKKCKNVKKSEADEYIMGYTILNDITARDLQQKDGQWTRAKSFDTFCPIGPRIVKDIDPMNLNIECRVNGKIKQKSNTKNMIFDVYELVEFVSSIMTLYKGDIISTGTPPGVGELKNGDVVECEIENIGILRNYVKDE
- a CDS encoding MraY family glycosyltransferase encodes the protein MMLIAISGVIAVISFVFSLFFSYFLIKRMVKFKYGFDLHKKDKIKVPEMGGLSPLFTNSLLIPYLSPIFLIPITTSGIIGIIDDIAKLSPKEKLILLFISGLFVGGIFYEYGEINSLSYIIGIAVGITIFSNLTNMLAGFNGLEIGMGVISSIFFSLILFLKGHILEGMLCLIFSCSYLGLLVFNKYPARIFPGDVGTLPIGAFLSTIAIVSNEVVPFIVIMLPYLLDASLKYYSAGVMSRDEHKPTKLGEDGRLYYAGGYLSLPRFILKYKPMKEPELVLIIWIVGIICGIFGILVSMFL